The genomic region ATCTTCAGTGACGGTTTTACCTTGGTGCAGCAACGCGGTGACGATGCCGTCGAGTACGCGATATTCGTACAACTCGCCACCGAGGCTGTCGATGATGTACAGCCAGCCGTCGCGCAACCGGCGAATGCCCATTGGCCGCGCGGTCAGGGCATACGGCAGCGTCAATTCGGCGGCCGGGTCGTGCGGTCGTTCCACCAGGCCATAGGCCAAAGGCAACAGTTGCACGTGGGTTTGCCGCAACGGGCACGCGCCGGGAGAACCGATGGGGGTTTTGGACGCCGCGGCAGCGGCGAGGTTGGCGGGATGGATCTTGGACATTTGCATATCCCGTGTCTGTTTGAGACAGGGAACTGTGAATGTATCCAAAATCTACAGCAGTCAGACGTTTCTAAATTTTGCGTAGGATGCGATCAATCAGGAAGAGGCATACGCCCTAAAATCCAAAATCCTACAGAGATTACTTAGGGTACAAGGGCGGCAACCCACTATCACCCACCGGATCCTGCACCCGTTCCGCCGCCGGAATGGTGCGGATCGCTCGCCACAAATCCTCACCCTGCCAATGCTGGCCGGTTTCGCTGTAGAGCGCGCCGTTGAGGCCGTCGAGGGCATCCGACAACGGCACAAACCGCGCCGCCATATCGGCCAGCGTTTCCGGCTGCTGACGCGCCCACGCGTCCAGTGCCTGCCGCGTCGCTTGCGGGTCATTGGCTTGACTCGCTCGCTTGATGTCATCCATCAAAGTGCGCGGGCTCGGGCCGGTTTGGGCGGCGCGATGCACCGCCGGTTGCCAGCGTGCGCGCCACCACAGGCCGAAGCCGAGGAGGGTGGTGCAGGCGAGGATCAGGGTGCTGAGTTTCCACCACCACAACACATCGTTATCGGCGACGCTCACTTGCAGATTGCCGGCCGGGGTGTCGACTTGCAGGCTCGGGTTGTTGGCCACTTGCAGGGTACGCGCGGGCAGGCTGCTGTGTTCCAGATGGTCTTCGAAGGTGTTCCACCAGACCACGTCCACCGTCGGCAAATCGATGGCGCCGCTGCGGCTCGGCACCAGCGCTTCGCGTTCTTCGCGGCTGCCGACAATGCCGCGGTCGGTGCTCTGGTTGCTCAGCACCGGTTGGTCGGGGTAGCGGCGCAGACCGTTGACGTCGGTGGCGGGCAGCGCTGGCAGTTGCGAGCTGGCGAGGCCTTCTACTTTCAGGGTCAGGCTGCGCGTCATCGAATCGCCGACCTGAGTGTGTTCCGGCTCCGGGTTCCAGCTTTCGCTGAGGCTCAGGCTGCGCGCGGGCAGCCATGGCGCGTCGACCGGATAAGTCAGGGGTTTGGGTTTGACGGTCAGGGGGATTTCCGCAGAACTGACGCGCATCAGTTTGCCCGGCTTCGGCCCCTGTGCATTGGCGTCCTGAGACGGCTGCGTGTCGACCAGTGTGGCGCTAAAGGTCTGTGGCGCAATGGTCAGCAAACCGCTGTGTTGCGGGTAGATCGCATAGCGCATTTCGATCACGCCATGGCGCACACCGTTGAGGTCTTTTTCGTAGGTGCGCGTGTCGCCCAGTTGCTCGATGCGTGCATCGACGATTTGCAGCGGCGTCAGGCTGCTGTCGTCGTACAGCGACACCGAATGGTAGATGCGCAACGTCAGGATCGCCTGCGCCTGCACATAGACGCTGGACTGATCGAGGCTAGCCTCGATGAACACCGGATCAAGGCTGTTCTTGTTCTCGCGGGTGTCGCTTTCGACCACTTGCACGGTGATCGGCTGGCTCTGCGCGTCGCCCAGTTGCAGTGGCGGGATCACCACGCTGCCGTTTTCTTTAGGCCGCAGGGTAATGATCCAGCGCGTGGTCGCGCGGTTGTCGCCATTGAGGGTGTTGAGCTGGTTGACCTGGCGTGTGCCGCGCACTTCGAACAACGCTTCCAGCGCGGTCAGATCGGGTTTGCCGAACTGGGTGACGTCGCTGGTTTCGAGGGTGAGCTCGACCGTCTC from Pseudomonas tensinigenes harbors:
- a CDS encoding BatD family protein, with the translated sequence MTRFTALLLPLLLCTATAQAAELTASVDRSRLNSGETVELTLETSDVTQFGKPDLTALEALFEVRGTRQVNQLNTLNGDNRATTRWIITLRPKENGSVVIPPLQLGDAQSQPITVQVVESDTRENKNSLDPVFIEASLDQSSVYVQAQAILTLRIYHSVSLYDDSSLTPLQIVDARIEQLGDTRTYEKDLNGVRHGVIEMRYAIYPQHSGLLTIAPQTFSATLVDTQPSQDANAQGPKPGKLMRVSSAEIPLTVKPKPLTYPVDAPWLPARSLSLSESWNPEPEHTQVGDSMTRSLTLKVEGLASSQLPALPATDVNGLRRYPDQPVLSNQSTDRGIVGSREEREALVPSRSGAIDLPTVDVVWWNTFEDHLEHSSLPARTLQVANNPSLQVDTPAGNLQVSVADNDVLWWWKLSTLILACTTLLGFGLWWRARWQPAVHRAAQTGPSPRTLMDDIKRASQANDPQATRQALDAWARQQPETLADMAARFVPLSDALDGLNGALYSETGQHWQGEDLWRAIRTIPAAERVQDPVGDSGLPPLYPK